The nucleotide window CTGCTCGATTGTTGTTGGGCGTTGACTGCTGTTTTCTTAGAATTCTTCCTGCGGCCAGTTTGGGCCACGCCGGGCTCCACTTTGACGGACGGGGATTCCACGGTGGCTACAACCTCAGGCCGGGGTGGCTTCCAGGACTCGTGGTCGGATAGCGGTCGAACAGTTTCGGATAGTTGCTGGATTGAGCATTTGCTTGCGTCCACACGTTCGTCAAAGGCAGACACCCCGTTGATTGAATGGCTTCGAACGATGGTCAATTGAGCGAAATTTGATGAACCGCTTGAATAGCCGTGAGGTGAATCACCTCCAGCGTCAGTATTGGCGCAATCAGAAATGGCGATGGATGCGTGAGACGGTGGTAACGATTGATGGATAACTGACGGTGGCGTACGGTAGATGGTCTCTTCGCCCAGATATCCACAACTGGGTAAATTAGGTGTACTGTAATAAGGCAGTTCGTCTGACAGCAGAAAATGCGCACTTTCGCCAGGTAGGACGGCTTCATCTCCCGGATAAAATAAACGCTCAGACATTTCCGTTGGATTTGTCAAGAActcaaaaccaaaacaaacgGGCACTTTGAGTAAACACGCAAAAGAAATGTTGAGCACGGAAGAAACAAACTGCTGGAATCACGGGAGCTGTTTTTTGCGACAATCCGTCCCGTAGTAGAGTCCACCATAAAGTCCGGCTAGTTGGAGCATTGACACCTGGGCTAACGTTGTGCGCCCAGCTTAGATCATAACGAACCAAAattgagaaaagaagaaagaactTTTCTTACTTGTTGttatttgtatttattttttgttttctctcttcctCGTTTCCTCAGTTGAAGAGCcgccctgttttttttttttgctttgtttttgcttACCTTTTCTCTGTAAGACGTTTTAGAAAATatcgaaaataaaataacaaaaatagcAAGAAGCGCTACCAGCAGCATATTACGACATGGACGCCCCCTTTTGTCCCCCCGTCTACCGATTGCTCGGCTGGGACAAGCTGTTAGTCACGTGATTCGGTCACTGGCCAACCGAGCACCttgaagaaggagaaaaaagaaatgaaacaacaGGTCCCACATTCTCTCTCTCCGCCTATACAATTCGGAAACGATCCGCGGCCGCCAACGAGACGGTTAACGATCCGCAATAATGTTGGCATTCCGTTTTCGACGCTACTTGTTTTGTTCCCCTCTCCTCCGCTTCTCTCCGTTCGACTTTTCAAAATTTCTCTTGTTTTGATCCCGCACAAAAATGCTGTTggcttcccccctttttttgcgCGCGCGTCCAACTCCGTCCTCCGTCGATGCTGCAAGACGCTTACGGAAGCCACTGACCTGATTGAGCTTCAACCATGGATACAGGGAAcctcttctttgtttttctttttcacattttttattcttggCTTTTGTTTTGGTCATTTCGgttcctcttttgttttttttcccagtGTTTTAAAAACCATCCACCGAGGTAGTGGAGGTAGTGTAGGCTACATATATAATACGatataggaaaagaaaacccaTTCGACTGTGGAGatatacacatacacacacaagtgtgtgtgtgttaggAAAAAGGGGGAGGTCTGGATTCTTTTTCACTGATGATGTCCTTCTAACTATACAGGGTGGCTTGAGGTGGTATCGGATCCCACGCGTTTTGTTGCGGGCTCCTCCTCTTCGACGGGAAAATGCTATATGATTTTGAATCTGGATTTGAGTTTGTTTCatggttgtttttgttgttggattTTCTCTTGTTTCCTCCTCTCTTTCGGTGGTGATGGGAgggaaaggttttttttttttatccttcaTAGTGTatattattgttttgttttttcctccttCAAGGTGGGGCCGTTCCACTTTGGAATTACTTgtggttttgtgttttttttttattatcggGATTTAATCTTTGATAGCGAGTTGGCTGAACTTAACTGAAACAGGGTATAGATGTTTAATAGATAAGAATCAAACACCATTACCGTCATGATATGTTGGTTTAATAGCGGGaacatttttctgtttttttttttaaaatatggtCAGCAATTACCAAACGTGTCCAGTTTGTTATTATATTACTATGCTGTGCATAACTCATAGCGCATCTTGTCTAAAAATGTCAAATTGAAGAAGATTAAACACGACTGTTATGCAtgcatatatttttttggggggggggacagCAATGGTGTATGCGTCCGGAGCCAAACAGGAACGAATGGATGTTACATGGTCAGgcaaaaaggaagaaacacCAGGGCTAAAGACCTTCTTCTTTGACGAGGCTGTTTTGGTATTATGAATTGGCTTTTTAGATCGTTTCGTTtcggcttttcttttttattttgtgctTGATGATGCTGACTCAAAGAATCTCATTCTGTCAGTTTCTTGTATGCATATTTCGCCTCTATTATTAAGTATataatgagagagagagagacagagagagagagagagagagagaaagggagAGACCATCTGTCGTTTTTAAGTGCTGGAGGAAGCACCGGTTGTGTTTGCATTTGTATAGTAGATTCATTTCTTTCGTCACTGGGGCTGGTTGTTAGGCAAAACACACGACCTGTGCCTGTTGCCAAAGTCCAGGAGCAAGTTTGCAggcaaaatatttgtttagAAAATAATCAGTTTTTGCTACAAATAATTTAGCGTCACTTTGTCGGTAGATGGTCATCGCTCTCTTTGCTACTTTGTGTGTCATCCATCAAACAACCACCGAAACTGGTCCacctcttttttattttggaaaacTTCCATCATCCAATTACCCGCCTATATAGAGCTAAGGAAAAGAGAACCTAAATTGATAAGAGGACGTGAATAGAAATCCCTCCACctaaaatcttttcttttcctctctctcacgaatagaaaacaaatttgacaaACAACGACGTTTGAGCTATTAAATCACGCTTTTAATATGTGAGGGCTCTAGGTTCCCTTTTTTAGGTTATTTGCAGTCAGGTAGCCACGTCGGACAGAAGCCCACAAGTGCCGTAAGTGGAAACTTTTGGGTGCTCGTTATTAAAGCTATTTACGATGTTAAGTAGTGCAGCGTGAGTAAGTTGTACGTACCCGACGTCCATCTGCGATACGCATTATGGTGATTACATATTGTGTGTTGTAGGGTGACATTTCTGAATGATacgaaattaatttttttttaattttatctaCCTGTTTGCCTTTACAAGTTGCACAAGTGTGTGCATTCTACTTGATTTGACGCATCTAAAAAGTCAGTGGAAAGACAATGTTCAAGTCGAACGTCACATTCGACCGAATTTTAagttgaaacaaagaaatgcTTCGGTAAACGACTGTATGAAAATAGACTCGAAAGCACGATGGCACGGTGTATGAAACTAAAGAGGAAAACAGTTGCAATTTGGGGACAGAATTTTATTGAGATTTGCGAACCGTGAGTGTGATTGAGGAAACGTTTCGCTCAATCGATGAAGCCGCAGAGCTTATCTACTTGCACTGTTGTAATCATGTCCGTGTGTGTTCCACACAAAtccaataacaaaaaaaaaaggaaaaaaaagggaattggTGACCAAACAGGATGATACGCTTCGAGAATATCGAGTACAATCGACTCGTGCGGTTGGGGCTTCTTCAACGGCACATCGAAATTGTGATTACGTTTGGCCACCCAAGGACGATTGAATCATAGTCCCGGCCAACCGTTTTGCGGTCTACTGCCATCTTCTTTTGTCTGTCGTCTACGACTTGACTCTTTATCACTACTGTATACCTGCAAACTCATCAACATACTTTTCATCCTTCTAGCCGCACACATAGGACTGTGGTAGCGGACATTGTCCGGATGgaatcgaatcaaaattgCCACGGTAGTACCGTTCGCATTACCGAATCTGATGAACAtctttgattcgaattcagcCACAATCCAAAGACGATTGAATGATGCAATGGCCACACTTGGCTGTGTGCAGGAATACCAAAATGTATAACCTTGTGACGAAACAGGCCTTTGTTTTTACAGTAAAAAGATGGACGGACAGACAAGCGGGTATAGACCTCCGCAATGTATTGATTCTACTAGCTCTATTCTACGTCTGTTTTTAATAGGATTTTATTTCTACTTTTGAATCATTGATTTGAAACATCATTTTCGCTAAAATGCGAATGTTttctcattttgttttcttttcttcggaCGACATTTGAGCCATGGAATGTCGTCGTAATCACGCGGATCCCACCATTTAACGCCTCAAAAGCCTACCGTGAATGTGTGTATGTTATATACAGTACCGGAGCAATGTCCTTTGCGTTTCGATGCGTCTCATTAACTATTGCATTTCAAACTGCCGATACAAACTTTGTGCccgtgcaaaaaaaaaaaaaaaaaaactatgtgCCATTCCATTAAAGGAAAAAACGGCCACACAAATCGGTTAAGTCCATGGCCGTtgtcctcttttgtttttccctgcATTAAATAGCAccgtttattttttgttggtaaTTTCTTATAAGAAAAGATCTCAAACTTTTACCTTAGGTCTACTTGtacatgattttttttttcttatccaAACCACTGAATGATAGAATTTACGACATATGTTGAATAACATGAATACTTTGCTTCATCTAACTGCgtacattttctttgtttttcaatcTTTTTTACAAAACCTTGTGATGTTTATCGTAAATACAATGTCTTGCTTGCGATGAAGCGCATCCCTTCAGCTCGACAATGTATTCATTCAGGAAAACTTTGAGCAGCTACACAAGCTTTCATAAAACCGGCTTTTGATGATATTCAACAACCCTGATACGAACATATATTTAAAACGTAACGAGTTGTCTTTCGAATCTCCGTATAATTCATGGTATACCTACTTTTCCTCCTGTTCTGCTTTGATTGGGTGCCAATACTATACATATATAGGACCGTGGTATTGGAATAGAAATCAAGTCAACTCAAATACCAAATGACAGATTCCTTTTGCTAATCAGACTATTGACATCGATATTGATTTCCGTTTCGAAAGCTGTCTTCATTCATACAAACAAGTTGAAACATTTTTAGACTTGTTTTTTCGAGTTGTACCGTCCTGCATGCCGGTTAGCTATCATGTGGAACTtgtagtaaaaaaaaggaaaacaatcCACGACTCATTCAACACAAAAAGATATAgatttaattctttttaaatcaaacGAGTTACCTAAGGCAAAGTCGATTTAAAAGTCATCTTGCCTCTGAAGATGATTGTAAAGTGCGATGTGTCGTTTCGTGATAAAACCGTCGTGAAAATTCTTTATCGCACTTTCACGGAGTCTTGTAGGTGTCTAGACAAGACATAACTAACGGCCGTACGTTTCAGTTGTTACAAATTGTTATAGAATTACccgaaaaaaaagacgatCGGTCGGTGGGTACATCCTTCGTCGCGTAAAAATTGCAACTCAAAATGTCTTTTGTCAAAGGACAATAGAGCGAAAGCGTACAAGATGGTTACACGCGTGACGAAATTTACCTGTTGCTGTTGACGATCCACTTGTTAAAAACTTACACGTTATTGTTCATGCTGGCAACATTGCGCACAACGAAGGTTTTTTACCTAACACTACCAGCTTAGCTTATGTTTAAGTGTCGCTTGGCGAATTTGTGCCAAATGTTTCAATCCTACCAATTTGCATAACTTTTAATAAGTGTCCCAAAAATCGATGAAATGCACCAAATGTAGCCCTTGGGGGTTAGTGACCCGTCAGAACGAGGCAAGGTAAGAAACAGAAAAACTGCCCAGACATTGGAAAAATATGAGGTGGGGTAACTAAATTTTTGAAAGGGAACCGGTGAGATAATTTGTCAAACCTAATAGAAAAACGTTCAAGGGCAACGGTTTTCAGACAAGTTCAAATGatcctaaaaaaaagaagaaactcacCAAAAAGCAATATCATAAAATGACAAACAACATTGCACAATAACTACAACTCATAAACGAGATGAGCAATGACTTGAATGTTTCCGAGTGCTTTCAACTTTTATCTACATCGCAAAATGAAAAGCGGCTGTGATGCAGAAGGCTAGGGTTCAAATCTCGTCACGCAAATTGTTTTATACGTCTAAATTTTAAGGCTTAAGGAGTTAGTTACACTTAACAGTAAATGTCTATTCACAGGTGTGGCGGTGGACTAATTTGT belongs to Daphnia magna isolate NIES linkage group LG1, ASM2063170v1.1, whole genome shotgun sequence and includes:
- the LOC116929195 gene encoding twist-related protein; the encoded protein is MSERLFYPGDEAVLPGESAHFLLSDELPYYSTPNLPSCGYLGEETIYRTPPSVIHQSLPPSHASIAISDCANTDAGGDSPHGYSSGSSNFAQLTIVRSHSINGVSAFDERVDASKCSIQQLSETVRPLSDHESWKPPRPEVVATVESPSVKVEPGVAQTGRRKNSKKTAVNAQQQSSSSRSKRAVGGGEDNNGGATSTTPPPVEVMKKRRTAANARERRRMNSLNDAFEKLREVVPSLGSDRKLSKFETLQMAQTYINALHELVKHH